One Mobula hypostoma chromosome 5, sMobHyp1.1, whole genome shotgun sequence DNA segment encodes these proteins:
- the LOC134346100 gene encoding tumor necrosis factor-like produces the protein MNQYNMQLDPEAGKVVVLRESSRRGCFWPALCAVAMLSLVAVSSYLVLCQLRGLPAQQDKTRDAELSETSFQAKDSLQQVMKQVGYAERAKIAAHLIALSNNRGKEVIWQEDTDTTLAKGVDLEGNGLVIKTPGQYFVYTQVVFHGKGCQDKATYLSHNVTLLSANYPEENLLLKATKSICHYGSNQQHWYKTSYQGAIFQFEEGDHIFSKVSENVVHYVDRAQGKTFFGIFAL, from the exons ATGAACCAATACAACATGCAGTTGGACCCCGAGGCCGGCAAAGTTGTGGTGCTGAGAGAGTCGAGCAGAAGGGGTTGTTTCTGGCCGGCTCTTTGCGCCGTTGCCATGCTCAGCTTGGTAGCCGTCAGCTCTTACCTGGTGCTGTGTCAGCTGAGGGGACTCCCGGCTCAGCAG GATAAAACGCGGGACGCGGAGCTGTCGGAGACGAGTTTTCAGGCTAAAGACA GTCTACAACAGGTCATGAAACAAGTTGGGTACGCGGAGAGAGCAAAAATCGCTGCTCACCTCATCG CATTATCCAACAACAGAGGAAAGGAAGTGATCTGGCAGGAGGACACAGACACCACCCTCGCAAAAGGAGTGGACCTTGAGGGCAACGGCCTGGTCATCAAGACCCCCGGCCAGTACTTTGTCTACACCCAGGTGGTGTTTCATGGCAAAGGCTGCCAGGACAAGGCCACCTACCTCAGCCACAACGTCACCTTGCTGTCCGCCAACTACCCAGAGGAAAATCTGCTCCTGAAGGCCACcaagtccatctgccactatgGGTCAAACCAACAACACTGGTACAAGACGTCCTACCAGGGTGCCATCTTCCAGTTTGAGGAGGGCGACCACATCTTCTCAAAAGTCAGTGAGAATGTGGTGCACTACGTGGACAGGGCTCAGGGAAAGACCTTCTTTGGAATATTCGCCTTGTGA